The Rathayibacter caricis DSM 15933 genomic sequence CGCTCATGGGGGCGAGCAGAGGGAACACCAGTCGCCAGAAGACCTGGTTGGTGGTCGCTCCGTCGAGCCGCGCGCTCTCCTCGAGCTCCTCGGGGAGTGAGCGGAGGAACGCGGTGAACAGCATCACGCTGAAGGAGAGCTGGAACATCACGTGCAGGATCGCGACGCCGATCGGGTTGTCGAGGCCGACGAGTCCGGTGAGCGAGACCTGCGAGAGGGCGAGCACGGGGAACGGCAGGAACATCGCGGCGAGCAGGTAGAAGAACGAGTAGCGGTAGAACTTCTTCTCCCAGTTGCGCGAGATGGCGTAGGCCGCGAGGGCGCTGAGCACGATGGTCCCGGCGACGGTGATCGCGGTGACGAGCAGCGAGATCGCGAAGCCGCGGGGGAAGTCGGTGAGGTTCCAGGCCTGCACGAAGCCGTCGATCGAGATCGGAGCCGGGATCGAGAAGGCGTTGCCGTCCACCGCCTGCGCGGTCGTCTTGAACGCCATGGTCACCGTGACCCAGAGCGGAGCGATGACGGTCAGTGCGCAGACCGCGAGCACGAGGGTCAGGAGCAGGTTCGAGCGGTTCCGGCGTCCGCCGCGGCGGGCGTCGGCGTTCGCCGCGGGGCGGGTGCCGGGCAGCGCCGGCGAGAGGGGGACCTGGCTGGTCATCAGAAGGCCGCCTTTCCGCGCGAGACGCGCAGTTGCACGAGCGCGATCACGAGCGCGATGAGGAAGAAGATCGTGGCGTTGGCCATCTGGTAGGCGTAGTCGCCGCTGGTGAAGCCCGAGAAGATCGTCATCGCGACGCTGCGGGTCGAGGTGCCCGGTCCGCCGTTGGTGAGGCCGACGATGATGTCGTAGGAATTCAGGAAGTTCTTGAAGCCGATGACGAGGTTGATCACCACGTAGCCCGCGACCAGCGGCAGCGTGATCGAGCGCAGCTGCCCCCAGCTGGACGCGCCGTCCAGCGAGGCCGCCTCGTAGACGTCGCCCGGGATCGAGAGCACCCCGGCGATGTAGATCAGCAGGGCGGAGGGGACCGCCTGCCAGGCGGTGACGATCACGATCGCGAGCCACGCCAGATCCGGGTTCGCGAGCATGCTGCTCGCCAGCGGAGTCGCTCCGATCGACGCGGCGAAGCCGGGCAGCGAGTTCGAGAAGAGGAAGTTGAAGACGAACGCGATGATGATGCCCGAGACGACCATCGGCAGCACGAAGACGGCCCGCAGGGCGACCTTGCCCCGGATCTGCGTCGTGAGGGCGATGGCCAGCAGGAACGCGATCACGTTCACCAGCAGCACCGTGACCAGCGCGAGCCCGACGGTGAAGCCGTAGGACGCGAGGATCGCCGGGTCCGAGAACAGGGCGACGTAGTTGGTGAGCCCGATGAAGCTCCACTCGCCGAAGCCGATGGAGTCGGTGAAGCTGAAGAAGATGCCCATCACCGCCGGCAGGGTGATCGCGAGTGTGAAGAGGATCAGCGCCGGGAGGAGGAACAGCGGGAACGTGAGGTCACGGCGCCGCTTCGGCGTGGTGCGCGCGACGGGGCGGGCGGCGGCGGGGCGCCGCTCCTCCGTCCGCGCGGGGAGGGTGGTGGCCATGGTGTCTCGTCTCTGAGAGGGGTCGGCGGGGAGGAGGGGTCAGGAGCGGAACGCGATGCGCGCCCAGTCGGCGTCGATCGTGCGCAGCGTGCGGGCCGGATCGGAGCCGAGGACCATGCCCTGCAGGTAGTTCTGCAGCGGGATGTTCTGCGGCACGAGCTGCGAGGCGCCGAGGCTGAAGGCGGCCCGGTCGTAGAACTCCTGGAGCTCGACGAGCGTGGGCTGGGTGACCGCGGGCGCGTCGGTCGTCACTCCGAACGCGTTGTTGTCGGCGTTGTAGGCGTCGATGATCTCGGG encodes the following:
- a CDS encoding carbohydrate ABC transporter permease — protein: MTSQVPLSPALPGTRPAANADARRGGRRNRSNLLLTLVLAVCALTVIAPLWVTVTMAFKTTAQAVDGNAFSIPAPISIDGFVQAWNLTDFPRGFAISLLVTAITVAGTIVLSALAAYAISRNWEKKFYRYSFFYLLAAMFLPFPVLALSQVSLTGLVGLDNPIGVAILHVMFQLSFSVMLFTAFLRSLPEELEESARLDGATTNQVFWRLVFPLLAPMSATVGIFAFLASWNDFMMPSLITSDPTLQTLPVLQSIFQTQFSNDYNVAFASYLMAMAPAILVYLFTQRWVMSGVTQGAIK
- a CDS encoding carbohydrate ABC transporter permease, which gives rise to MATTLPARTEERRPAAARPVARTTPKRRRDLTFPLFLLPALILFTLAITLPAVMGIFFSFTDSIGFGEWSFIGLTNYVALFSDPAILASYGFTVGLALVTVLLVNVIAFLLAIALTTQIRGKVALRAVFVLPMVVSGIIIAFVFNFLFSNSLPGFAASIGATPLASSMLANPDLAWLAIVIVTAWQAVPSALLIYIAGVLSIPGDVYEAASLDGASSWGQLRSITLPLVAGYVVINLVIGFKNFLNSYDIIVGLTNGGPGTSTRSVAMTIFSGFTSGDYAYQMANATIFFLIALVIALVQLRVSRGKAAF